From Sulfuracidifex tepidarius, one genomic window encodes:
- the csx7 gene encoding type III CRISPR-associated RAMP protein Csx7 produces MELHAAIKYREVVEFQLESKEFLRVGGVPGADIAEPDLPVIKGADGKPFIPGSSIKGVIRAEYTRMLSSIPPQKLKEIIGIEKAVGKEEEIIELQKEKDTNSLLVEVEKSINGDKDAKLGVIDLLFGSHFFASPLLFTDAQVDNGAVKSRFHVSIDLDREVAKTGALVELEAVEPGSKFIGKMIYNSIDTGNSSQIDRAFEILKSTLNKTEIFIGGWRSRGYGLCEFSIINSKKYTPIDLISEKK; encoded by the coding sequence ATGGAGTTACATGCAGCTATAAAATACAGGGAAGTGGTTGAGTTTCAGCTGGAGTCTAAAGAGTTCTTAAGGGTCGGTGGTGTCCCTGGGGCAGACATTGCAGAACCTGATTTACCCGTAATAAAAGGAGCAGACGGAAAACCGTTCATTCCAGGATCCTCAATTAAGGGGGTGATAAGGGCTGAATACACCAGAATGCTATCCTCTATTCCTCCTCAAAAATTAAAGGAAATTATAGGAATAGAAAAGGCAGTAGGGAAAGAGGAGGAGATAATAGAACTTCAGAAGGAAAAAGATACTAATTCCTTACTTGTGGAGGTCGAGAAGTCCATAAACGGAGATAAAGACGCAAAACTAGGTGTAATTGACCTTTTATTTGGGTCTCATTTCTTCGCATCCCCATTATTGTTTACCGACGCTCAAGTCGATAACGGAGCTGTGAAGAGTAGGTTTCACGTGTCTATTGATTTAGACAGGGAAGTTGCTAAGACAGGGGCATTGGTAGAACTAGAGGCCGTTGAGCCTGGATCTAAATTCATTGGAAAGATGATATATAATTCTATAGATACAGGAAACTCGAGTCAAATAGATAGAGCCTTCGAGATATTGAAATCTACGCTAAATAAAACTGAAATCTTTATAGGTGGTTGGAGGAGTAGAGGATATGGACTATGTGAGTTCTCCATCATTAACTCTAAGAAGTACACTCCAATTGATTTGATTTCTGAGAAAAAGTGA